TTACAAGAGAAGAAAAGATTATATCAACATACGATAAGAGAAAAGCTATATCATCTCTTATCCCTGATGTGGCGTTATATGGTGGACATAGGGAGTATACAGAATCTAAAAAAGGCGTGCATTCTATAGAGTTACCAGCTAATTTGGGAGTTTTTGAATATGAGACATACACACAACCTAGTAGAGCATCAACGTGGGGTGTTAGGTTAGACCAGAATTATTCCCTGGGAGGTAGGGAATTTATAGGTATTTCAATTGCTAGTAAGAATATTAAACGCTCAAAGTATGAAATAGAAAGGGTTGCAGAGGAATATCTAATGGCAGTTGTAAATGCTTATTTTGCAGTTCTTATCTCTAAGCGAAATGTAGAGATAGCAGAAGAAAACAGGATAAGATTAGAGAGCCATAGGAAAGATGCATTAAAAAGATATAAGGTTGGAGAAGATACTAAAACAGTACTTTTAAGAGCCGAGGCTGAGCTATCAGGATCTGAATCGGATTTAGAGAGAGCACAGAATAATCTTGAATATGCCAAAATCTATTTGGCTCGTTTAGTTGGTATCAAAAATGGTTATCATATAGATGAAGTTGAGTTGAAAGAGCGTGAAAAAAATGAAATACCTTTTTTATTAAAGACAGCATATGAAAATAGGCCTGAAATGAAACAAGTGAAGTTAGACGAGATTATATCTGATAAACAGATTAGTTATGCTAAGTCTGCTTTTTTTCCCGATTTAGGGATTGAGGGCTCCTATAGTGATACAGATTATGATCCTGAAACTATGGCTGATGAATTAGCTGAGGAGAGTGCCTATATTGGAGTTACCCTAACACTTCCAATATTTGAAGGTGGATTTAGGGTAGCTGATGTTGCACAAGCAAAAGCTAGAAGAAGAGAAGCTTCATTGTCTTATTTTGATACTAAAAAGACAGTGACTGTTGAAGTAAAAGAGGCTTATTTGGATTTAAAAACAGAAAGAAGAAATCTAGAGTATTACAAAGATCAATTAGCTTTTGCAAGAGAAAATTATAGGCTTATGAGTAAACAGTTTCAAGTTGGACTTGCCTCATCAGTTGATTATATTGATGCGAATACACTTTTGTTAACATCTGAAAGACAGGTAAATAACGCATATTATAATTATCAATTATCAATAGCAAGATTGGAAAAAGCAAAAGGTAAACTTCTAGAATATTTTGACATAAAAAATAAGTATTAACTTAATAAATAAATTTTTCATTATATAAATAAATATTGATTAAGAAGGTATAGACCATGAAGTTAGGCAGGATCTATGTTGGTAAAAAGCTAATTATAAGATTTATTATAGGTGTATTAGTTGTAGCAGGCGTAATTTTCTCTATACCAAAAGTAAAATACTTATTAACACATGAGACCACAGATGACGCATATGTACATGCAAGCATTGTTCCATTGTCAACTCAAGTAGATGGGAAGATAATAAAAGTATTTGTAGATGACAATGCATTAGTAAAGAAAGGTCAAAAAATAGTTAAGATTGAAGATAATGATTATACAGCAGCTGTGAAAGAGAGAAAGGGACTTTTGGATAGTGCAGAATCTACATTGACTGAGATAGAATCTGAGATTCTAGTAAGCAAGAGAGAGATTGAAAGATTGACTGCAGAACTTAAAAGGGCAAAAGCAGAGTTATTGTTTGCCAAAAAAGAAGAGTTGAGATATAGGAAATTGTTAGAAGACGATTTAGTATCACAAAGTGATTATGATGAAAAAAATACTACTTTAGAAGTGGATAAGGCAAATGTCGATTCAGTAAAGGCAAGTATTAAAAAAGAAAAAGCTAATTTGACATTGTTAAACAATAGAAGGAATACGCAATTAGCTACAATAAATCAATACAAAGCATCACTTGAACTTGCCAAAATTGATCTTGCAAGGACAACAATATATGCTCCATGCAATGGAAGGGTTTCACAAAGAGAAGAGGTAGACCCAGGTAAATATGTAGAGAAGGGGGATATCCTATTTTCTGTTGTAAATTTAGATGATGTGTGGATTGAGGCGAATTATAAAGAAACCCAACTTGAGGAGATGCGCATTGGGCAGAAGGTTAAAATAAAAGTTGATGCATATCCCCATTTTGTATATTGGGGTCATATTGGAAGTTTTCAGCCTGGTGCAGGAGCAGTTTTTAGCTTATTGCCGCCTGAGGATGCCACTGGGAATTTTGTTAAAGTTGTTAGGCGTGTTCCAGTTTTTGTTGAAGTTGATACACACTTTAATCCAAATGCCCCTCTATGGCCAGGTTTGTCTGTTGTGCCTTCTGTTGATTTAACCTCTAAAGGGTCTGGATATATGGAAGAGCACTATGTCAGAAGAAAGTGAGAAATACGTAAACAAATGGGTTATAGCCTTAACTGTTTTAACAGGTATATTAATGAGCGCCATAAATACAAACAGACTAAATATATTCTAATATCTGTACAGGGCAGTATTGCTGCTTTGGCTATAACTTAGGTATAACTATTAAGGTAGAAGCTATTTTAGATAAAACAGGAAGAAACTTTTACAAAGCACAAATTGTGCATTATTAAATAAATATTTGTTATAGGATTAACAAGTTAGGTCATATAATGTTTTTTGTTGTTTTTAATTTTTAAGCCGAGCTTATTACAATTTAGAATGAGTAATTAGAGAGATAAAATCGTTAAAACTAGTAAAAAATAATAATGAAAGCAAAAGATAAGTAAGCAAATGGCTGATGATGTAAAAAATGTTAATAAATGGTTAATTACAGTATCTCTTATGACTGGCACTCTAATGTCAGCGATTGATACCTCTATTGTAGATGTTGCTCTTCCA
This window of the Deferribacterota bacterium genome carries:
- a CDS encoding TolC family protein, with protein sequence MKLKYLFLIQIFIICFNVFASERYTLKELLQIANERSDVINITREEKIISTYDKRKAISSLIPDVALYGGHREYTESKKGVHSIELPANLGVFEYETYTQPSRASTWGVRLDQNYSLGGREFIGISIASKNIKRSKYEIERVAEEYLMAVVNAYFAVLISKRNVEIAEENRIRLESHRKDALKRYKVGEDTKTVLLRAEAELSGSESDLERAQNNLEYAKIYLARLVGIKNGYHIDEVELKEREKNEIPFLLKTAYENRPEMKQVKLDEIISDKQISYAKSAFFPDLGIEGSYSDTDYDPETMADELAEESAYIGVTLTLPIFEGGFRVADVAQAKARRREASLSYFDTKKTVTVEVKEAYLDLKTERRNLEYYKDQLAFARENYRLMSKQFQVGLASSVDYIDANTLLLTSERQVNNAYYNYQLSIARLEKAKGKLLEYFDIKNKY
- a CDS encoding HlyD family secretion protein, translating into MKLGRIYVGKKLIIRFIIGVLVVAGVIFSIPKVKYLLTHETTDDAYVHASIVPLSTQVDGKIIKVFVDDNALVKKGQKIVKIEDNDYTAAVKERKGLLDSAESTLTEIESEILVSKREIERLTAELKRAKAELLFAKKEELRYRKLLEDDLVSQSDYDEKNTTLEVDKANVDSVKASIKKEKANLTLLNNRRNTQLATINQYKASLELAKIDLARTTIYAPCNGRVSQREEVDPGKYVEKGDILFSVVNLDDVWIEANYKETQLEEMRIGQKVKIKVDAYPHFVYWGHIGSFQPGAGAVFSLLPPEDATGNFVKVVRRVPVFVEVDTHFNPNAPLWPGLSVVPSVDLTSKGSGYMEEHYVRRK